From the Lepidochelys kempii isolate rLepKem1 chromosome 2, rLepKem1.hap2, whole genome shotgun sequence genome, one window contains:
- the SSR4 gene encoding LOW QUALITY PROTEIN: translocon-associated protein subunit delta (The sequence of the model RefSeq protein was modified relative to this genomic sequence to represent the inferred CDS: inserted 1 base in 1 codon; substituted 1 base at 1 genomic stop codon) has translation MTSCYPSQDQEPTIVPSYYTMANAVISSESIFVVEIALTCHNGAQNVALYADVNGKQFPVTRGQDVGYYQVSWXHRNAQSGTYKVKFFDEESYSALRKAQHNNEDVSAIXALFTVSMDHQGTWSRPWVSTEMLAATIRLLVYYLALSARGEHPGLRGKLGSPCGVPLPCCVPHCPPINTVPTQKTCKSFPLLPRIPIRFKSCRKT, from the exons ATGACCTCATGCTACCCCTCCCAAGACCAGGAGCCCACCATCGTCCCATCCTATTACACCATGGCCAACGCCGTCATCTCCTCCGAGAGCATCTTCGTGGTAGAGATCGCGCTCACCTGCCACAATGGGGCGCAGAATGTGGCCCTGTATGCTGACGTCAATGGCAAACAGTTCCCTGTCACCCGGGGGCAGGACGTGGGGTACTACCAGGTCTCAT AGCACAGGAATGCCCAGTCGGGCACCTACAAAGTGAAGTTCTTCGACGAGGAGTCGTACAGCGCCCTGCGCAAGGCCCAGCACAACAACGAGGACGTATCGGCGATCTGAGCCCTGTTCACAGTCAGCATGGATCACCAGGGCACCTGGAGCAGACCCTGGGTCTCCACGGAAATGCTGGCCGCCACCATCAGGCTCCTCGTCTACTACCTGGCCCTGAGCGCCAGGGGGGAGCATCCAGGCCTGAGGGGAAAGCTGGGGTCCCCCTGTGGGGTCCCCctgccatgctgtgtcccccACTGTCCCCCAATAAACACTGTCCCCACCCAAAAAACCTGTAAGTCATTTCCTTTGCTGCCCAGAATCCCAATAAGATTCAAGAGCTGCAGGAAAACATAG